The proteins below come from a single Onychomys torridus chromosome 18, mOncTor1.1, whole genome shotgun sequence genomic window:
- the Slc19a1 gene encoding reduced folate transporter isoform X1, with the protein MCACPSRRGARVARKETPLSTPGGVSSLVTRSHEDLGTMVPTGQVAEKQACKEPGQDHELQSWRCLVVYLCFFGFMAQLRPGESFITPYLLGPDHNFTAKQVTNEIIPVLPYSHLAVLVPVFLLTDYLRYKPILVLQCLSFVCVWLLLLLGRSVVHMQLMEFFYSITMAARIAYSSYIFSLVRPSRYQRMASYSRAAVLLGVFTSSVLGQVLFTWEHVSTTMLNYISLGFIIFSLVLSLFLKRPKHSLFFNRSALVRGALPCELDQMHPGPGRPEPGKLERVLGTCRDSFLVRMLSELVQNARQPQLRLWCLWWVFNSAGYYLITYYVHVLWKNTNDNLTYNGAVDAASTLLSAITSFSAGFVKIRWALWSKSVITSVIAIQAGLVFCMCKVKNIWILYVAFALFRGAYQFLVPIATFQIASSLSKELCALVFGINTFLATMLKTSITLVVSDKRGLGLTVESQFLIYSMYFLVLFIICFVGAVLDGWRYCRHGHHHQPLPLAQELRSPLENSVQVLSVQDGGPKGPQPSAPPLLSEDGLEDSVADLRVEAKA; encoded by the exons ATGTGCGCCTGCCCTAGCCGCCGTGGAGCACGTGTTGCCCGCAAGGAAACCCCACTGTCCACGCCTG GTGGAGTGTCCTCTTTGGTCACAAGGTCTCATGAAGACCTGGGCACCATGGTGCCCACTGGCCAGGTGGCAGAAAAGCAGGCATGCAAGGAGCCCGGGCAGGACCATGAACTTCAGTCCTGGAGATGCCTAGTGGTCTATCTCTGTTTCTTTGGCTTCATGGCACAGTTACGGCCTGGGGAGAGCTTCATCACGCCCTATCTCCTGGGACCGGACCATAACTTCACAGCGAAGCAG GTGACCAATGAGATCATTCCAGTGCTGCCCTACTCCCACCTGGCCGTGCTGGTGCCAGTCTTCCTGCTCACGGACTACCTGCGATACAAGCCAATCCTGGTCCTGCAGTGCCTGAGCTTTGTGTGCGTctggctgttgctgctgctgggccGCTCTGTAGTGCACATGCAGCTCATGGAGTTCTTCTACAGCATCACCATGGCCGCCCGCATCGCCTACTCCTCCTACATCTTCTCCCTGGTGCGCCCGTCCCGCTACCAGCGCATGGCCAGCTACTCGAGGGCAGCGGTGTTGCTGGGAGTCTTCACCAGCTCTGTGTTGGGCCAGGTGCTGTTTACCTGGGAACATGTCTCTACCACCATGCTCAACTACATCTCCCTGGGTTTTATTATCTTCAGCCTggtcctctccctcttcctaaaGCGCCCTAAGCACAGCCTCTTTTTCAACCGCAGTGCACTTGTGCGCGGAGCCCTGCCCTGTGAGCTGGACCAGATGCACCCGGGCCCTGGCCGACCAGAGCCTGGGAAGCTCGAGCGGGTGCTGGGCACTTGCAGGGACTCCTTCCTGGTGCGCATGCTAAGTGAACTGGTGCAGAACGCACGGCAACCACAGCTGCGCCTCTGGTGCCTCTGGTGGGTCTTCAACTCGGCAGGCTACTACCTGATCACCTACTACGTTCACGTCCTGTGGAAAAACACAAACGACAACCTCACCTACAACGGCGCCGTCGATGCTGCCTCCACACTGCTGA GCGCCATCACGTCCTTCTCTGCGGGCTTTGTGAAGATCCGCTGGGCTCTATGGTCAAAGTCGGTCATCACAAGTGTTATAGCCATCCAGGCTGGGCTGGTATTCTGTATGTGCAAGGTCAAAAATATCTGGATACTCTACGTGGCCTTCGCGCTTTTCCGTGGGGCCTACCAGTTCCTTGTGCCCATCGCCAC TTTTCAGATTGCGTCTTCCCTGTCTAAAGAGCTCTGTGCCTTGGTCTTCGGGATCAACACATTCCTTGCCACTATGCTCAAGACCTCCATCACACTGGTGGTCTCTGACAAGCGGGGTCTGGGCCTCACAGTCGAAAGTCAG TTCCTTATCTACTCCATGTACTTCCTGGTGTTGTTCATCATCTGCTTCGTGGGGGCTGTGCTGGATGGCTGGAGATACTGTCGGCATGGTCACCACCACCAGCCCCTGCCCCTGGCCCAGGAGCTGAGGAGTCCCTTGGAGAATTCTGTGCAGGTGCTGAGTGTACAGGATGGAGGCCCAAAGGGACCACAGCCCTCAGCGCCACCGCTGCTCTCAGAAGATGGCCTAGAGGACAGCGTGGCAGACTTGAGAGTTGAAGCCAAGGCCTGA
- the Slc19a1 gene encoding reduced folate transporter isoform X2, protein MVPTGQVAEKQACKEPGQDHELQSWRCLVVYLCFFGFMAQLRPGESFITPYLLGPDHNFTAKQVTNEIIPVLPYSHLAVLVPVFLLTDYLRYKPILVLQCLSFVCVWLLLLLGRSVVHMQLMEFFYSITMAARIAYSSYIFSLVRPSRYQRMASYSRAAVLLGVFTSSVLGQVLFTWEHVSTTMLNYISLGFIIFSLVLSLFLKRPKHSLFFNRSALVRGALPCELDQMHPGPGRPEPGKLERVLGTCRDSFLVRMLSELVQNARQPQLRLWCLWWVFNSAGYYLITYYVHVLWKNTNDNLTYNGAVDAASTLLSAITSFSAGFVKIRWALWSKSVITSVIAIQAGLVFCMCKVKNIWILYVAFALFRGAYQFLVPIATFQIASSLSKELCALVFGINTFLATMLKTSITLVVSDKRGLGLTVESQFLIYSMYFLVLFIICFVGAVLDGWRYCRHGHHHQPLPLAQELRSPLENSVQVLSVQDGGPKGPQPSAPPLLSEDGLEDSVADLRVEAKA, encoded by the exons ATGGTGCCCACTGGCCAGGTGGCAGAAAAGCAGGCATGCAAGGAGCCCGGGCAGGACCATGAACTTCAGTCCTGGAGATGCCTAGTGGTCTATCTCTGTTTCTTTGGCTTCATGGCACAGTTACGGCCTGGGGAGAGCTTCATCACGCCCTATCTCCTGGGACCGGACCATAACTTCACAGCGAAGCAG GTGACCAATGAGATCATTCCAGTGCTGCCCTACTCCCACCTGGCCGTGCTGGTGCCAGTCTTCCTGCTCACGGACTACCTGCGATACAAGCCAATCCTGGTCCTGCAGTGCCTGAGCTTTGTGTGCGTctggctgttgctgctgctgggccGCTCTGTAGTGCACATGCAGCTCATGGAGTTCTTCTACAGCATCACCATGGCCGCCCGCATCGCCTACTCCTCCTACATCTTCTCCCTGGTGCGCCCGTCCCGCTACCAGCGCATGGCCAGCTACTCGAGGGCAGCGGTGTTGCTGGGAGTCTTCACCAGCTCTGTGTTGGGCCAGGTGCTGTTTACCTGGGAACATGTCTCTACCACCATGCTCAACTACATCTCCCTGGGTTTTATTATCTTCAGCCTggtcctctccctcttcctaaaGCGCCCTAAGCACAGCCTCTTTTTCAACCGCAGTGCACTTGTGCGCGGAGCCCTGCCCTGTGAGCTGGACCAGATGCACCCGGGCCCTGGCCGACCAGAGCCTGGGAAGCTCGAGCGGGTGCTGGGCACTTGCAGGGACTCCTTCCTGGTGCGCATGCTAAGTGAACTGGTGCAGAACGCACGGCAACCACAGCTGCGCCTCTGGTGCCTCTGGTGGGTCTTCAACTCGGCAGGCTACTACCTGATCACCTACTACGTTCACGTCCTGTGGAAAAACACAAACGACAACCTCACCTACAACGGCGCCGTCGATGCTGCCTCCACACTGCTGA GCGCCATCACGTCCTTCTCTGCGGGCTTTGTGAAGATCCGCTGGGCTCTATGGTCAAAGTCGGTCATCACAAGTGTTATAGCCATCCAGGCTGGGCTGGTATTCTGTATGTGCAAGGTCAAAAATATCTGGATACTCTACGTGGCCTTCGCGCTTTTCCGTGGGGCCTACCAGTTCCTTGTGCCCATCGCCAC TTTTCAGATTGCGTCTTCCCTGTCTAAAGAGCTCTGTGCCTTGGTCTTCGGGATCAACACATTCCTTGCCACTATGCTCAAGACCTCCATCACACTGGTGGTCTCTGACAAGCGGGGTCTGGGCCTCACAGTCGAAAGTCAG TTCCTTATCTACTCCATGTACTTCCTGGTGTTGTTCATCATCTGCTTCGTGGGGGCTGTGCTGGATGGCTGGAGATACTGTCGGCATGGTCACCACCACCAGCCCCTGCCCCTGGCCCAGGAGCTGAGGAGTCCCTTGGAGAATTCTGTGCAGGTGCTGAGTGTACAGGATGGAGGCCCAAAGGGACCACAGCCCTCAGCGCCACCGCTGCTCTCAGAAGATGGCCTAGAGGACAGCGTGGCAGACTTGAGAGTTGAAGCCAAGGCCTGA